In Lysobacter luteus, a single window of DNA contains:
- a CDS encoding site-specific DNA-methyltransferase has protein sequence MSKTTTPAQDNLQLATPDGGTTTVDKYEFEPIKGYPMLNWRGKRPFTATQFYPAQLKEVHGEEVDGWRNKVFWGDNLQVMSHLLKQFRGKVDLIYIDPPFDSKADYKRRITRKGKEAESNQTNFEEKQYTDIWNNDEYLQFIFERLIMARELLSEKGSIYLHCDWHKSHHLRLLLDEVFGSDCFSNEIIWLAEGGGTSGLRFSRKHQTIFYYTKSKKESDRIFNADSVRVPYKTENIKSQTYNFEKNAKKRPGFKDGYTWTPNEAGKIPTDVWMDCFLAEGEGIPLDVWADIKGLYGPSGEIVGYPTQKPVALLERIIKASSNEDDLVFDFFMGSGTTLVAAQNLGRRYIGADINLGAIQTTTKRLIGVAERLRQRTLGDEDKRHTGFEIYNVNHYDVFRNPLEAKELLIEALEIQKLEFSTVFDGEKDGRMVKIMPVNRIATRADLNELIAGFDYKAWDRRKSEAPTRPVEKVTLVCMGHEPDLAAHLVFEAKPYLIEVQVVDILRDKSNLEFKRDSEAKVVIKNGELLVERFYPMNLLQKLSLQKEAASDWRELVESVLIDWNYDGAVLQPAEVDIPGKNELVSGKYKVPADAGTIRVKITDLLSESWEGSIDNG, from the coding sequence ATGAGCAAGACGACAACACCGGCGCAGGACAACCTGCAACTGGCCACGCCCGATGGCGGCACCACCACTGTCGACAAGTACGAGTTCGAGCCGATCAAGGGCTATCCGATGCTGAACTGGCGCGGCAAGCGTCCGTTCACGGCGACGCAGTTCTATCCGGCGCAGTTAAAGGAAGTTCACGGCGAGGAGGTGGACGGTTGGCGCAACAAGGTTTTCTGGGGCGACAACCTTCAGGTGATGAGCCATCTACTGAAGCAGTTTCGCGGGAAGGTCGATCTGATCTATATCGACCCACCGTTTGACTCGAAGGCGGACTACAAGCGTCGAATCACACGCAAAGGGAAAGAGGCGGAGTCCAATCAGACCAATTTCGAGGAGAAGCAATATACCGACATCTGGAACAACGATGAGTACCTTCAGTTCATATTTGAACGGCTCATCATGGCGCGCGAACTCCTGTCGGAGAAAGGCAGTATTTACTTACATTGCGACTGGCATAAAAGTCACCACCTGCGCCTACTATTGGACGAAGTGTTCGGCTCGGACTGCTTTTCCAATGAAATTATTTGGCTTGCTGAAGGTGGCGGCACTTCTGGCCTGCGCTTCTCAAGGAAGCACCAGACCATCTTCTATTACACCAAGTCCAAGAAAGAAAGCGATCGAATCTTCAACGCCGACAGCGTTCGCGTGCCCTACAAAACGGAAAACATAAAGTCCCAGACTTACAACTTCGAGAAGAATGCAAAGAAACGCCCTGGCTTCAAGGATGGCTATACCTGGACACCTAACGAAGCCGGAAAGATCCCAACTGACGTCTGGATGGATTGCTTTCTGGCTGAGGGCGAAGGAATACCGCTTGACGTGTGGGCAGACATAAAAGGCCTTTATGGGCCTTCTGGAGAAATCGTAGGCTATCCAACCCAAAAACCCGTCGCTTTGCTTGAGCGAATAATTAAAGCCTCATCGAATGAGGATGACCTCGTGTTCGACTTTTTCATGGGCTCGGGAACGACCCTTGTGGCAGCCCAGAACCTTGGTCGGAGATACATCGGTGCTGACATCAACCTAGGTGCCATCCAGACAACCACCAAGCGTCTGATCGGAGTAGCGGAACGGCTACGACAACGGACGCTTGGCGACGAGGATAAGCGTCACACCGGCTTTGAGATTTACAACGTCAATCACTACGACGTGTTCCGCAATCCCTTGGAAGCCAAGGAGCTGCTGATCGAGGCACTGGAAATCCAGAAGCTCGAATTCAGCACCGTATTCGACGGCGAGAAGGACGGCCGCATGGTCAAGATCATGCCGGTCAACCGTATCGCCACCCGCGCCGACCTCAATGAACTGATTGCCGGCTTCGACTACAAAGCATGGGACCGCCGAAAGTCCGAAGCGCCGACGCGCCCGGTGGAAAAGGTCACGCTTGTCTGTATGGGGCACGAGCCCGACTTGGCTGCTCACTTGGTATTCGAGGCGAAACCCTACCTGATTGAGGTGCAGGTCGTGGACATCCTGCGCGACAAGTCCAACCTAGAGTTCAAGCGCGATTCCGAAGCCAAGGTCGTCATCAAGAACGGCGAGCTGCTCGTCGAGCGCTTCTATCCGATGAACCTGCTGCAGAAGCTGTCCTTGCAGAAGGAAGCTGCTAGCGATTGGCGCGAGTTGGTCGAGAGCGTACTGATCGACTGGAACTACGATGGCGCGGTACTGCAGCCTGCCGAAGTGGATATCCCTGGCAAGAACGAGCTTGTCTCCGGCAAGTACAAGGTGCCGGCCGACGCGGGGACCATCCGCGTGAAGATCACCGACCTGCTGTCGGAATCGTGGGAAGGAAGCATCGACAATGGCTAA